Sequence from the Meiothermus sp. CFH 77666 genome:
AACGCTCCCCAAGACCTTCTTGCCGGGCGGGTAAAGCAGCCCAGTCACGACCGAGCCTGCACCTGAAGGTTGCGCGAATCATCTACGCCCAGACCCAAACGGTCTTTCCCGAGTACAGCCACCCCAATAGCCCCAAGACATATACCCTCCCCCAACTGGCCGCCTGCGTTATGTTGTGCTTCTACTTCAAGATGAGCTACCGTGACTTTGTAGAGCTTTTGCGGATGAGCCAGGAACTCAGGGAGGCACTGGAACTCGAAGAGGTGCCTCACTACAGCACCCTCAGCCGGATGTATCAGCGCTTTCGTGCAAGTCACCTGGATGAGATGAACCGGCAG
This genomic interval carries:
- a CDS encoding transposase encodes the protein MGHQRSPRPSCRAGKAAQSRPSLHLKVARIIYAQTQTVFPEYSHPNSPKTYTLPQLAACVMLCFYFKMSYRDFVELLRMSQELREALELEEVPHYSTLSRMYQRFRASHLDEMNRQ